One window from the genome of Methanoculleus sp. 7T encodes:
- a CDS encoding SWIM zinc finger family protein: MRGIWEKIERDRTLTEEFRACIERVYGDRGRKALVAVDKGQVKRYRDFFVVVGHSDEYVVEEDFCTCSDFLFRGRECWHILAVRIAERTGLYESYDLWYQDVWKL, from the coding sequence ATGAGGGGTATCTGGGAGAAGATCGAGCGGGACCGGACGTTGACGGAGGAGTTTCGCGCCTGCATCGAGCGTGTCTACGGAGACCGGGGGCGAAAAGCGCTGGTCGCCGTCGATAAGGGGCAGGTGAAGCGTTACCGAGACTTCTTCGTCGTGGTGGGGCACAGCGATGAGTATGTCGTGGAGGAAGACTTCTGCACCTGCAGCGACTTCCTCTTTCGAGGACGCGAATGCTGGCACATTCTTGCGGTACGCATCGCCGAGCGGACGGGATTATACGAATCCTACGATCTCTGGTATCAGGACGTATGGAAACTTTAA
- the alaS gene encoding alanine--tRNA ligase has translation MLEEEYTLDYFRSEGFERKVCKSCGAAFWTRDPDQEFCGDAPCVTYNFIGNPVFKPHTVDEMREAFLSFFERHGHTRLERYPVAARWRDDIYLTIASIADFQPFVTSGVVPPPANPLTISQPCIRLNDLDSVGRSGRHLTLFEMMAHHAFNTPEEQIYWKDETVALCDEFIASIGGDLSRVSYKEHPWYGGGNAGASVEVLIGGLEVATLVFMNLGRQKTDQPPVDVNGEPYYPMRLNIVDTGYGLERFVWASKGSPTIYDAVFPEMVSRLTRSAHLEHLLDNPEFTKIMGLSARFAGVMDISGTNLYNLRKKVAEAIDVPVEKLERIVIPIEKVYSIADHTRCLAYMLGDCIVPSNVREGYLARLVLRRTLRMMNDLSMDEDLADLIEAQMQVVGTENFEQDADAVREIVENEAAKYASTLERGTRIVQKIARNYKAKSVPVPLSEVITLYDSHGIPPEMVKDVAAAEGAVVEIPDNFYSLIADTHSESQKEAEGEDPLAAYRERVLALPPTKKLYYDLPTEVEFEAMVLDHFDGFAVLDQTLFYPEGGGQPSDTGTLVTSESMVRVEEAIKLGEVILHRVTGGALKRGDRVKGMVDEERRWSLMRHHTATHVLLHAATKVLGAHVHQAGAQKGSETSRLDIRHYKHITPEELKRIEVEANRMVMADIPVYINIEERTKAEQKYGFGLYQGGVPPGRDIRTVQVASDVQACAGTHVRTTGEIGLIRVIGVEHIQDGVERLVFAAGIAAVHSMQHLEELLQASADVVSVQPENLPATVARFFSEWKEQKKEIERLQKKVVDLQMQNLGGEVVDGIRVVVKQVDAAPKELVALATTVADEGGVALFASVNGNVKVVATSGTPAVNAADIVREVCSVLGGKGGGKPTLAQGAGPDTSRLEQALELGRNQILEALHG, from the coding sequence ATGCTCGAGGAAGAATATACGCTCGATTATTTCCGTTCCGAAGGGTTTGAGCGGAAGGTCTGCAAGAGCTGCGGGGCGGCCTTCTGGACCCGGGACCCCGATCAGGAGTTCTGCGGCGACGCCCCATGTGTGACGTATAACTTCATCGGCAATCCGGTTTTTAAACCCCACACCGTTGATGAGATGAGGGAGGCATTCCTCTCGTTCTTCGAGCGGCACGGCCATACACGCCTCGAGCGCTACCCCGTAGCCGCCCGGTGGAGAGACGACATCTACCTCACTATCGCATCCATCGCCGACTTCCAGCCGTTCGTCACGAGCGGGGTCGTCCCTCCGCCCGCCAATCCGCTGACCATCTCCCAGCCTTGCATCCGCTTAAACGACCTCGACTCCGTCGGCAGGTCGGGCCGCCACCTGACGCTCTTTGAGATGATGGCGCACCACGCCTTCAACACGCCCGAGGAGCAGATCTACTGGAAGGACGAGACGGTGGCCCTCTGCGACGAATTCATCGCGTCGATCGGGGGCGATCTATCCCGGGTCAGTTACAAGGAGCACCCCTGGTACGGCGGCGGGAACGCCGGAGCCTCCGTCGAGGTGCTCATCGGGGGTCTTGAGGTCGCGACGCTGGTCTTCATGAACCTCGGACGGCAGAAGACCGACCAACCGCCCGTCGACGTGAACGGGGAGCCCTATTACCCGATGCGGCTGAATATCGTCGATACCGGCTACGGCCTTGAGAGGTTCGTCTGGGCTTCGAAGGGTTCGCCGACGATCTACGATGCGGTCTTCCCGGAGATGGTGAGCCGCCTGACGCGCTCCGCCCACCTCGAGCACCTCCTCGACAACCCGGAGTTCACGAAGATCATGGGGCTCAGCGCCCGGTTCGCCGGCGTCATGGACATCTCAGGGACGAACCTCTACAACCTCCGGAAGAAGGTTGCCGAGGCGATCGACGTGCCCGTGGAGAAACTGGAGCGGATCGTCATCCCGATCGAGAAGGTCTACTCGATCGCCGACCACACCCGCTGCCTCGCCTACATGCTCGGCGACTGCATCGTCCCCTCGAACGTCCGCGAGGGATACCTTGCAAGACTCGTGCTTCGCAGGACGCTCCGGATGATGAACGACCTCTCGATGGACGAGGACCTGGCCGACCTGATCGAGGCACAGATGCAGGTTGTGGGAACCGAAAACTTCGAGCAGGACGCCGATGCCGTCAGGGAGATCGTGGAGAACGAGGCGGCCAAATACGCAAGCACCCTCGAGCGCGGGACCAGGATCGTCCAGAAGATCGCCCGGAACTACAAAGCGAAGAGCGTGCCGGTTCCCCTCTCCGAGGTCATCACCCTCTACGACTCGCACGGCATTCCGCCCGAGATGGTGAAAGACGTCGCTGCCGCCGAAGGGGCGGTTGTGGAGATCCCCGACAACTTCTACTCGCTGATCGCCGACACCCACTCGGAATCGCAGAAGGAGGCGGAAGGGGAGGACCCGCTTGCCGCCTACCGCGAGCGGGTTCTTGCTCTCCCGCCGACGAAGAAACTCTATTACGACCTCCCGACCGAGGTCGAGTTCGAGGCGATGGTGCTGGACCACTTCGACGGATTCGCGGTGCTGGACCAGACGCTCTTCTACCCCGAAGGAGGCGGCCAGCCGTCCGATACCGGCACCCTGGTGACTTCCGAGAGCATGGTGCGGGTGGAGGAGGCCATCAAACTCGGGGAGGTGATCCTCCACCGGGTCACGGGAGGCGCCCTGAAGCGCGGCGACCGGGTGAAAGGCATGGTGGACGAGGAACGCCGGTGGTCGCTGATGCGCCACCACACGGCGACCCACGTTCTCCTGCACGCCGCGACGAAGGTGCTCGGCGCCCATGTGCATCAGGCGGGCGCCCAGAAGGGGAGCGAGACATCCCGGCTGGATATCCGGCACTACAAGCATATCACGCCCGAGGAGCTCAAGAGGATCGAGGTCGAGGCGAACCGGATGGTCATGGCCGATATACCGGTCTACATCAATATCGAGGAGCGGACGAAGGCCGAGCAGAAGTACGGGTTCGGCCTCTACCAGGGCGGCGTCCCGCCGGGCCGGGATATCAGGACGGTGCAGGTGGCGAGCGACGTGCAGGCATGCGCAGGAACGCATGTCCGGACAACCGGCGAGATCGGGCTGATCCGGGTCATCGGCGTCGAGCACATCCAGGACGGCGTCGAACGGCTGGTCTTTGCGGCCGGGATCGCTGCCGTGCACTCCATGCAGCACCTCGAAGAACTCCTCCAAGCGTCCGCCGACGTGGTGAGCGTCCAGCCCGAGAACCTGCCGGCAACGGTAGCGCGTTTCTTCTCGGAATGGAAGGAGCAGAAGAAGGAGATCGAGCGTCTCCAGAAGAAAGTGGTTGACCTCCAGATGCAGAACCTCGGGGGCGAAGTGGTAGACGGCATCAGGGTCGTCGTCAAGCAGGTTGACGCGGCCCCGAAGGAACTCGTCGCACTCGCCACCACGGTCGCCGATGAGGGCGGCGTGGCGCTCTTTGCATCGGTGAACGGGAACGTGAAGGTGGTGGCGACGTCGGGCACCCCGGCGGTGAACGCCGCCGATATCGTGAGGGAAGTCTGCAGCGTCCTCGGCGGAAAGGGCGGCGGTAAGCCGACCCTTGCGCAGGGCGCCGGGCCGGACACCTCCAGGCTCGAGCAGGCGCTCGAACTTGGGCGCAACCAGATCCTTGAAGCACTCCATGGTTGA